In Haematobia irritans isolate KBUSLIRL chromosome 1, ASM5000362v1, whole genome shotgun sequence, a genomic segment contains:
- the LOC142223038 gene encoding uncharacterized protein LOC142223038: protein MDQKKILLLFSIVAIMWTTGHCQAKTPGLRRKPKIYNALITTDENLVQSRAYPVIQPTIHESGIAHYHPFGPYGPYGSFYNPHLVRFGQPIAPNLTPKEQLPYPLPPGQFPPQLMGQPLGPQPQLYPGYPQAPPSAAEATTEEPPTMPTAAGAPEQPAPTVQPPTMLMPATGPPAPKDPNAEEKLPSEQLPIALNQYGLPPSLIPLRQPYPPAALASRQSPYLPPYAFNQFPPLYYKNPPALRQQFLPPYGYLPTGPQFPLSNAIPTDDSYPYPAQPATPAPTKAPKPTTTEAQPPTETQESQVPAEPQPSFENIKNGSKSEDSNVPDVPPPPIPSGAKSKKPQES from the exons ATTTTATTACTCTTCTCTATAGTGGCAATTATGTGGACTACCGGTCATTGCCAAGCCAAAACACCAGGTTTACGGAGAAAACCCAAAATCTACAATGCCCTCATAACAACAGATGAAAATCTGGTCCAGAGTCGAGCCTATCCAGTCATACAGCCCACTATACATGAGTCGGGTATTGCTCATTACCATCCCTTCGGACCTTATGGACCCTATGGAAGTTTTTATAATCCCCATTTGGTGAGGTTTGGTCAACCGATAGCCCCCAATTTAACGCCTAAGGAACAG TTACCCTATCCTTTACCACCGGGACAATTTCCACCTCAACTAATGGGTCAACCTTTGGGACCTCAACCTCAATTATATCCGGGCTATCCACAAGCCCCTCCTTCAGCAGCCGAAGCAACTACAGAAGAGCCTCCAACTATGCCCACTGCAGCAGGGGCGCCTGAGCAGCCAGCTCCAACAGTTCAACCACCCACAATGTTAATGCCAGCCACAGGACCACCAGCACCTAAAGATCCCAATGCAGAGGAAAAGCTGCCTTCGGAACAATTACCCATAGCGCTTAATCAATATGGTTTACCACCATCTTTAATACCCCTTAGACAACCATATCCACCAGCCGCTCTGGCTTCAAGACAATCACCCTATTTGCCACCCTATGCCTTCAATCAATTTCCACCACTGTACTATAAAAATCCACCAGCTTTACGGCAACAATTTCTACCTCCTTATGGGTATCTACCTACTGGCCCTCAATTTCCTTTAAGTAATGCTATACCCACAGATGATTCATACCCTTACCCCGCCCAACCAGCAACTCCGGCACCAACAAAAGCCCCAAAACCCACCACGACTGAAGCTCAACCACCAACCGAGACCCAAGAATCTCAAGTCCCCGCTGAACCTCAGCCTTCatttgaaaacataaaaaatggaTCGAAGAGCGAAGACAGTAATGTTCCCGATGTTCCACCACCACCAATTCCATCTGGAGCCAAATCGAAAAAACCACAGGAGTCTTAA
- the LOC142223413 gene encoding uncharacterized protein LOC142223413, whose product MILKYTLLVAVVFLALVTACQASTFKPFVRSRYSLRWRKTTENTKTLDSTTTAPKHEISPSVVPIQIVDEGMKSTQTIVRTSTHPPDYDYYGNNEIEDNDRTSNALH is encoded by the exons ATGATTCTAAAATATACTCTTTTAGTCGCTGTGGTATTTCTGGCATTAGTAACGG CTTGCCAAGCAAGTACTTTCAAGCCATTTGTCCGAAGTCGCTATAGTTTACGGTGGCGTAAAACAACCGAAAATACAAAGACTCTGGATTCTACTACAACCGCACCTAAACATGAAATTTCACCATCTGTGGTTCCCATTCAAATCGTTGATGAAGGAATGAAGTCTACCCAAACAATTGTTAGAACATCAACACATCCACCAGATTATGACTATTATGGAAATAATGAAATAGAGGATAATGATCGAACATCCAACGCACTCcattaa